One Eublepharis macularius isolate TG4126 chromosome 6, MPM_Emac_v1.0, whole genome shotgun sequence DNA segment encodes these proteins:
- the LOC129331968 gene encoding receptor-transporting protein 2-like — protein sequence MKKLNMDEWRAVFQQQMEKVKPNDVWSLKMDRQLGNLEPGWKQVLQEHAHASFRCSLCDHRWSSHQVVIQFVMHWERFQHQGWVWMKVFRQQCDKCTSEKYEEPQFTKTDVDNVIKHLILDIREKCYRERVDHLSEVIWEHTGPHKHQHCEACKLGIHKWHHRRSQDTEHHEHGKDRIPTFAGMDLLKLGDEHLAAVAQLVGKRMEARVLQVLGKPLDLIPSATKPGPLSLNLVSGLGHFARTCPSRLKILLRA from the exons atgaaaaaactgaacatggatGAATGGCGAGCAGTCTTTCAGCAACAGATGGAAAAGGTGAAACCCAATGATGTCTGGAGCCTGAAGATGGATCGGCAGCTTGGTAATTTGGAACCTGGATGGAAGCAAGTATTGCAGGAACACGCCCATGCAAG CTTCAGGTGTTCATTGTGCGACCACAGATGGTCCTCACATCAGGTCGTTATCCAGTTTGTCATGCACTGGGAACGATTTCAGCATCAAGGATGGGTCTGGATGAAGGTCTTCAGGCAACAGTGTGATAAATGTACTTCAGAAAAGTATGAAGAGCCTCAATTCACTAAGACGGATGTTGACAATGTCATAAAGCACTTGATCCTTGACATCAGGGAGAAATGCTACAGAGAGCGTGTCGATCACCTCTCCGAGGTGATATGGGAACACACCGGACCACATAAACATCAGCATTGCGAAGCCTGCAAACTGGGAATTCACAAATGGCACCATAGGAGGAGTCAAGACACGGAGCATCATGAACATGGGAAG GACCGCATCCCCACTTTTGCTGGGATGGACCTGCTGAAGCTGGGAGACGAGCACCTTGCAGCAGTGGCACAGCTGGTTGGAAAGAGGATGGAAG CCAGAGTGCTTCAGGTACTTGGCAAGCCCTTGGACCTCATCCCATCAGCCACCAAACCAGGACCTCTCTCCCTCAACCTGGTATCTGGGCTAGGACACTTTGCCAGAACCTGCCCTAGCCGACTCAAAATATTGCTGCGAGCTTAG
- the LOC129332536 gene encoding receptor-transporting protein 3-like, translating into MYRRGENDNTQSWKEKFVQLMKKHKPQDKWILNVSDDLDLSPNGWYQYGQNHLFARFECSYCHRHWKSAQSVILFHIRLEKKWGHNQGQVKMRKLRQKCRSCMNAEYEKPVFSDQAVETILYNLALKILVKHYGEPKKSPRHCEVEELVEGPHDKSNCEACKHGMCIAAHPSMPTVRPTSLGLIREECFVRPSLISSIEWEEQFMRPASPTLAMQQERNYTRPVSFSQSTGEEECLKLFFFAVLVIALLFFAFSFQQK; encoded by the exons ATGTATAGAAGAGGTGAAAATGACAATACGCAGAGTTGGAAGGAAAAATTCGTTCAGCTGATGAAGAAACACAAACCGCAAGACAAGTGGATTTTGAATGTGTCCGATGACCTCGATCTCTCCCcaaatggatggtaccagtaTGGGCAGAATCATCTTTTCGCCAG GTTTGAGTGTTCATATTGTCACAGGCACTGGAAATCAGCTCAGTCAGTCATTCTCTTCCACATACGCCTCGAGAAGAAATGGGGTCACAACCAAGGCCAGGTGAAGATGCGGAAGCTGAGACAGAAATGTCGTAGCTGTATGAATGCCGAATATGAGAAACCCGTCTTCAGTGATCAGGCCGTTGAAACAATTCTCTACAATTTGGCTCTGAAGATCCTTGTGAAGCACTATGGAGAACCCAAGAAAAGCCCTCGTCATTGTGAAGTGGAGGAATTGGTGGAAGGGCCACATGATAAAAGCAACTGTGAGGCCTGTAAACATGGGATGTGCATTGCAGCACACCCTTCCATGCCAACTGTGAGACCCACTTCTCTGGGTCTTATCAGAGAGGAATGTTTTGTGAGACCGTCTCTTATTTCGTCTATTGAGTGGGAAGAACAGTTCATGAGACCTGCTTCTCCCACACTAGCTATGCAGCAGGAGAGAAACTACACGAGGCCTGTCTCTTTCAGTCAGTCTACAGGAGAGGAGGAATGTCTGaaactttttttctttgcagTACTTGTGATTGCTTTGCTTTTTTTTGCATTCTCCTTCCAACAGAAGTAG